The Mesorhizobium sp. NBSH29 genome has a segment encoding these proteins:
- a CDS encoding protein-L-isoaspartate O-methyltransferase family protein gives MNASFSEMRVKMVDGQLRTTDVTDAAILDVMGNVPRESFVPQNLRDLAYIDEDLQVAPGRFIMEASPFAKLLQLADISSRDHVLDVGSATGYSAAVLAGLAASVTALESDSALADKARENLSSLSNVTIVTGSLAKGASAQAPFDVIVINGAVDVVPQPMFDQLAERGRLVVVVGHGNAAVARLYLKDDAVVTGRAAFNAAVKALPGFEKIAEFEF, from the coding sequence ATGAACGCCAGTTTTTCCGAGATGCGGGTAAAGATGGTCGATGGCCAATTGCGCACGACCGATGTGACTGACGCCGCGATTCTGGACGTCATGGGTAATGTCCCGCGCGAATCCTTTGTACCTCAAAACCTGCGTGACCTTGCATATATTGATGAGGATCTTCAGGTCGCGCCGGGCCGTTTCATCATGGAGGCGTCGCCCTTCGCCAAGCTCCTTCAGCTGGCTGATATCAGCTCAAGGGACCATGTTCTCGATGTTGGGTCCGCGACGGGCTACTCGGCAGCGGTACTGGCAGGCCTTGCCGCGTCCGTCACCGCGCTCGAAAGCGATTCTGCCCTTGCCGACAAGGCACGCGAGAACCTTTCGTCGCTCTCCAACGTCACGATTGTCACCGGCTCACTCGCCAAAGGCGCGTCAGCGCAGGCACCCTTTGATGTTATTGTCATCAATGGCGCAGTAGATGTCGTGCCACAGCCCATGTTTGACCAATTGGCCGAACGAGGGCGGTTGGTTGTTGTTGTGGGCCATGGAAACGCTGCTGTGGCGCGGCTTTATTTGAAAGATGACGCAGTTGTAACTGGTCGCGCCGCTTTCAATGCGGCAGTTAAGGCATTGCCGGGATTCGAAAAAATTGCGGAATTCGAATTTTAG
- a CDS encoding OmpP1/FadL family transporter yields the protein MTKLFSKTLLGAGTILVVAGAANAGGLERGGYNIDLLFDTSRFAAEVSGTYVMPDRKLNNVRDINPLNGVGADGKGGGARNGVGETESYWVPRIGLKAGLGDNVDCMVDYSQPWGAHTKPGRNWMGANENIETKIESDNFAGTCSYKFDAGKGKLRFIGGVFHQEISGFKDRLVAPVPPAFGTGVGHLEMEGDGIGWRVGTAYEIPEIAFRASLVYNSSVKLDNLSGVVDLTEIPGIINPKNPLLGKAIPVFSEATMPESVELKLQSGIAPDWLAFASVKWVNWSRLQSVDLCPTGTEGIPCRAGSPTLVTSLDLLYRDGWTVSGGVGHKFTDQWSGAASISWDRGTTTGLNAQTDSWTFGGGVSYTPTQNVELRLAGALGILTSGSVGPVVKDGVTYGKEVAYDFDNDLVTALSAQFKVKW from the coding sequence ATGACAAAACTATTTTCGAAAACGCTCCTGGGGGCAGGTACTATTTTGGTAGTGGCCGGTGCGGCTAATGCTGGTGGCCTGGAGCGTGGCGGTTACAACATCGATCTGTTGTTTGATACCTCGCGGTTCGCCGCTGAAGTCTCGGGCACCTATGTGATGCCGGACCGGAAGCTGAACAATGTCCGCGACATCAATCCACTCAATGGCGTCGGCGCTGATGGCAAGGGCGGCGGTGCCCGCAACGGCGTCGGGGAGACCGAAAGCTACTGGGTGCCTCGCATTGGTCTCAAGGCCGGCCTTGGCGACAATGTCGACTGTATGGTGGACTACTCGCAGCCCTGGGGGGCGCACACGAAGCCCGGTCGCAACTGGATGGGTGCTAACGAGAACATCGAGACGAAGATCGAGAGCGATAATTTTGCTGGCACCTGCTCCTACAAATTCGACGCAGGCAAGGGCAAACTCCGTTTCATCGGCGGTGTCTTCCACCAAGAGATTTCAGGCTTCAAGGATCGCCTTGTGGCTCCAGTGCCGCCTGCCTTTGGCACCGGTGTTGGCCATCTTGAGATGGAAGGCGACGGCATTGGCTGGCGCGTTGGCACTGCTTACGAAATTCCCGAAATCGCGTTCCGCGCTAGCCTCGTCTATAATTCATCGGTAAAGCTGGACAACCTTTCCGGCGTCGTCGATCTGACCGAAATTCCGGGCATCATAAATCCGAAAAATCCGCTTTTGGGAAAAGCCATTCCAGTGTTCTCAGAAGCAACCATGCCAGAGAGCGTGGAATTGAAGCTTCAGTCTGGTATTGCGCCTGACTGGCTGGCTTTTGCTTCGGTGAAGTGGGTCAACTGGAGCCGCCTGCAATCGGTCGATCTGTGCCCGACCGGCACGGAAGGCATTCCATGTCGCGCGGGCAGCCCGACATTGGTCACCTCGCTTGATCTCCTCTATCGGGACGGATGGACTGTTTCGGGCGGCGTCGGTCACAAGTTCACCGACCAGTGGAGCGGTGCAGCCAGCATCTCCTGGGATCGTGGAACAACAACTGGCCTGAATGCTCAGACTGATAGCTGGACCTTCGGTGGTGGCGTTTCCTACACTCCGACCCAGAATGTCGAACTGCGTCTCGCCGGTGCGCTCGGTATCCTTACCAGCGGCTCGGTCGGGCCTGTCGTCAAGGACGGCGTCACGTATGGCAAGGAAGTCGCCTACGATTTTGACAATGATCTGGTGACTGCATTGTCAGCCCAGTTCAAGGTGAAGTGGTAA
- a CDS encoding PopZ family protein encodes MAQASNAQREPSMEEILASIRRIIEDSDTTQRKQEDMPPVAANASMEPPRPSTSAVDVDAFRAELRRAPDVHPQSVQDSIPEIDPGYKPSTLADVQAFISGGVHHEPQDEALIPSQSDEGATSHSFENEGDLSIEEELRSGLDFTHLDAPQRTDDEAVALDDDNGEEEWQPAASPKSEIISEQTSRQVAASFGELSEAFAATRKKSFDEMAESMLRPMLQDWFDNNLPLMVERLVREEIERVARGSR; translated from the coding sequence ATGGCACAGGCGAGCAACGCGCAGCGCGAACCCTCCATGGAGGAGATTCTGGCGTCCATACGGCGCATTATTGAAGACAGCGATACAACCCAACGCAAGCAGGAAGACATGCCACCGGTGGCTGCCAATGCAAGCATGGAGCCACCGCGCCCATCGACATCAGCGGTCGATGTTGATGCGTTTCGTGCTGAACTGCGCCGGGCGCCAGACGTGCATCCTCAATCCGTACAAGACAGCATTCCCGAGATTGATCCCGGATACAAACCGTCGACGCTGGCTGATGTGCAGGCGTTCATCAGCGGCGGTGTGCACCATGAGCCGCAGGACGAAGCGCTGATTCCATCACAATCGGATGAGGGTGCAACATCCCACTCCTTCGAAAATGAAGGCGATTTGAGCATCGAGGAAGAGTTGCGTTCAGGCCTAGATTTTACACACCTCGACGCGCCGCAACGAACCGATGACGAAGCCGTTGCTCTTGATGATGACAACGGTGAGGAAGAGTGGCAACCTGCTGCGTCCCCGAAATCCGAAATCATCTCCGAGCAGACCAGCCGTCAGGTTGCAGCCTCGTTTGGCGAACTGTCTGAAGCCTTCGCCGCAACGCGCAAGAAGAGCTTCGACGAGATGGCAGAGTCCATGCTTCGGCCGATGCTACAGGACTGGTTCGATAACAATTTGCCGTTGATGGTAGAGCGCCTTGTGCGCGAAGAAATCGAACGCGTAGCCCGCGGCTCGCGCTGA
- a CDS encoding tetratricopeptide repeat protein: MPSFDTMRTAALSVLVAAITLAAAGVSCAQENDAKRSSPWAVFKFGFSAYKSGHKDQAVEAYRYAAENGQIGATWKLARMYAQGDGVTRDDYEAFKFFSEIARQDVEPGSPEESYVSDALVALGDYVKTGIPGSPVGANPAAAQEFYMRAAANYRNPEAQFEMGNMFLHGDGGVKSSLRQAGRWFQLAAEKGHAGAQATLGNLLFQSGKVVRGLAMMTAALDRANPMDQGWIRSMQEEAFSLAGESDRRTAIALAEDILSKGENVSAEVSTVGVDQIQQ, translated from the coding sequence ATGCCGAGCTTTGATACGATGCGTACCGCGGCCTTGTCGGTCCTGGTCGCGGCGATAACCCTTGCTGCCGCTGGCGTCTCCTGTGCGCAGGAGAACGATGCCAAGCGCTCGAGCCCTTGGGCTGTCTTCAAATTCGGTTTTTCAGCCTATAAAAGCGGACACAAGGATCAGGCCGTCGAAGCCTATCGCTATGCGGCAGAAAATGGCCAGATTGGTGCCACGTGGAAGCTCGCACGCATGTATGCGCAGGGCGACGGCGTGACGCGCGATGATTATGAAGCGTTCAAGTTTTTCTCCGAGATTGCCCGTCAGGATGTTGAACCCGGCAGCCCCGAGGAAAGCTACGTGTCCGACGCGCTGGTGGCGCTAGGTGACTATGTAAAAACTGGAATTCCTGGCAGCCCTGTCGGCGCCAACCCAGCTGCTGCGCAGGAATTCTACATGCGCGCCGCAGCAAATTACCGAAACCCCGAAGCCCAGTTCGAAATGGGCAACATGTTCCTGCACGGTGATGGCGGGGTAAAATCAAGTCTGCGGCAGGCCGGTCGCTGGTTCCAGCTTGCCGCCGAAAAGGGCCATGCCGGCGCGCAGGCTACCCTTGGCAACCTTTTGTTCCAGAGCGGCAAGGTTGTGCGGGGACTGGCAATGATGACCGCCGCGCTCGACCGCGCCAACCCTATGGATCAGGGCTGGATACGCTCGATGCAGGAAGAAGCGTTTTCGCTGGCTGGCGAATCCGACCGCCGCACCGCCATTGCACTGGCCGAGGATATTCTCTCCAAGGGAGAAAACGTTTCAGCTGAAGTCTCGACAGTTGGTGTTGACCAGATACAGCAATAA
- a CDS encoding TolC family outer membrane protein: MRGNIVSQLRSGLFAAFLASATIFVPSGAFAETISGALAKAYQLNSQLNSARAGVRVTDEGVAIAKSGYRPTINGSAAIDLSTTRSRTDIGNRTTDLATGSFGVEIRQTLFDGFQTRNNVAAAKARVQASNQGLRNTEQNILFNAASAYMDVIRDRQIAVLRERNLKFLGEQVRSARSRFDVGEGTRTDVAQADASRSAAVAQLSAARAAAGSSEAIYRQIIGEKPTNLKAGAPLSKLLPRSLDQAVGMATEQHPAILATAHLVDAAAFSVKSAEGALLPQVSASAGVSESFRNASPDPSGQNGDSTSAGVGLQLTVPIYQGGRASAQVRQSKESLGQARIEVDVSRDQVRAAVTSAWTQYVASKEAVAANRQLVSAAQLALNGVIEERNVGQRTTLDVLNAQADVISAQINVASAERDVIVASYAILSATGRLSSRQLGLQVAEYRPEEHYEAVKDKWYGLRTPDGR; the protein is encoded by the coding sequence ATGAGAGGGAATATCGTGTCGCAACTTCGTTCCGGTCTGTTTGCCGCATTTTTGGCATCGGCCACCATATTCGTGCCGTCGGGCGCATTTGCTGAGACCATCAGCGGGGCCTTGGCCAAGGCGTATCAGCTTAATTCGCAGCTCAATTCAGCGCGTGCCGGTGTGCGGGTTACCGATGAAGGTGTCGCGATTGCCAAGTCGGGTTACCGTCCTACGATCAATGGATCAGCAGCGATCGATCTTTCCACCACCCGCTCGCGCACCGATATCGGGAACCGCACCACAGACCTAGCGACTGGCTCGTTTGGCGTCGAAATTCGGCAAACTCTCTTTGACGGGTTCCAGACCAGAAACAACGTCGCCGCTGCTAAGGCCCGCGTTCAGGCTTCCAATCAGGGTCTGCGCAACACCGAGCAAAATATCCTTTTCAATGCCGCCAGCGCGTACATGGACGTCATCCGTGATCGCCAGATAGCGGTTCTGCGCGAGCGGAACCTGAAATTCCTCGGCGAACAGGTTCGTTCAGCTCGGTCGCGTTTTGATGTTGGCGAAGGCACCCGCACGGACGTGGCTCAGGCCGATGCCAGCCGATCGGCAGCCGTTGCGCAGCTTTCCGCAGCCCGTGCGGCAGCAGGCTCCAGCGAGGCGATTTACCGCCAGATCATCGGAGAGAAGCCAACAAATTTGAAAGCGGGCGCGCCACTTTCCAAGCTTCTGCCCCGCTCTCTCGACCAAGCCGTGGGAATGGCCACTGAGCAACATCCAGCAATTCTCGCCACCGCGCATTTGGTCGATGCAGCAGCGTTTTCAGTCAAGTCGGCCGAAGGAGCATTGCTGCCCCAGGTATCTGCGTCAGCCGGCGTCTCTGAAAGCTTCCGAAATGCCTCGCCGGACCCAAGTGGCCAGAATGGTGATTCGACGTCTGCCGGTGTAGGCTTGCAGTTGACCGTCCCGATCTATCAGGGCGGTCGAGCTTCTGCGCAGGTACGCCAGTCGAAAGAATCACTCGGCCAGGCCCGTATCGAGGTCGATGTCAGCCGCGACCAGGTTCGCGCTGCGGTTACCTCTGCCTGGACGCAATACGTCGCCTCAAAGGAAGCTGTCGCTGCCAACCGACAGTTGGTTTCTGCCGCGCAGCTGGCGCTTAACGGTGTCATCGAGGAACGCAATGTCGGCCAGCGCACTACGCTCGACGTTCTGAACGCCCAGGCCGATGTGATCAGCGCGCAGATAAACGTCGCCAGCGCCGAGCGGGATGTGATCGTGGCAAGCTACGCGATCCTGTCTGCAACCGGCCGGCTTTCATCGCGCCAGCTTGGCCTTCAGGTGGCTGAATACCGGCCTGAAGAACATTATGAAGCCGTCAAGGATAAGTGGTACGGCCTGCGCACACCGGATGGCCGCTAG
- a CDS encoding valine--tRNA ligase has protein sequence MLEKTYDSKLVEPAIAKRWEDANAFRAGAGAEEGAEPFTIVIPPPNVTGSLHMGHALNSTLQDIMIRFERMRGKNVLWQPGMDHAGIATQMVVERQLAQQKIFRRDMTREDFISRVWDWKEESGGIIFNQMKRLGASCDWSRERFTMDEGLSKAVLEVFVTLYKQGLIYRGKRLVNWDPKFETAISDLEVENVEVSGHMWHFKYPLAGGATYEYVEKDADGNVTLSETRDYISIATTRPETMLGDGAVAVHPSDERYAPLVGKLCEIPVGPKEHRRLIPIITDEYPDKDFGSGAVKITGAHDFNDYGVAERNDIPMYRLMDMKGAMRADGDAYADEAAKAAELLAKGGTPDKNTVDDINLVPEQYRGLDRFEARKRIVEDIEADGLMIMVEDKKVMQPFGDRSHVVIEPMLTDQWFADAETLAKPAIASVREGRTKFVPKNWEKTYFDWMENIQPWCISRQLWWGHQIPAWYGPDGQVFVEKSEEAALEAAIQHYIAHEGPWKAWVEEKLENFKPGEILTRDEDVLDTWFSSALWPFSTLGWPDKTPELNTYYQTDVLVTGFDIIFFWVARMMMMGLHFMEEEPFHTVYVHALVRDKTGAKMSKSKGNVIDPLELADEYGADAVRFTLAIMAAQGRDVKLDPARIAGYRNFGTKLWNATRFAGMNGVARNDAFELNSAKLTINRWIMTELARATREVTDYITGYRFNDAAASAYRFVWNNFCDWYLELLKPVFMGDDEAAKVESQAVAAFVLDEIYKLLHPFMPFMTEELWAHTAGEGNERQSLLCHAAWPKPIFDDADAAGEINWLIDLVSGIRSVRAEMNVPPAAIAPLVMVGASPLTRERLLRHDSAIKRLSRIGDISLDDVAPKGAAQLVIEEATACLPLGSLIDLDAEAKRLQKEIDKLGEEISRIEKKLSNEKFVANAKEEVVEAERLKGTEFREQQQKLQVAFDRLGSTD, from the coding sequence ATGCTTGAAAAAACCTATGATTCCAAACTGGTCGAGCCGGCCATCGCCAAGCGCTGGGAAGATGCGAATGCATTCCGTGCGGGCGCGGGCGCAGAAGAGGGGGCAGAGCCCTTCACCATCGTCATCCCGCCGCCCAATGTCACCGGCTCGCTGCATATGGGCCACGCCCTGAACAGTACGCTTCAGGACATTATGATCCGCTTTGAGCGCATGCGCGGCAAAAACGTGCTGTGGCAACCGGGCATGGACCACGCCGGCATCGCTACCCAGATGGTGGTTGAACGGCAACTGGCGCAACAGAAGATCTTTCGCCGCGATATGACGCGCGAGGATTTCATCTCCCGTGTCTGGGACTGGAAAGAAGAATCCGGTGGCATCATCTTCAACCAGATGAAGCGGCTCGGCGCCTCCTGCGACTGGTCGCGCGAACGTTTCACTATGGATGAGGGCCTATCCAAGGCAGTTCTTGAAGTGTTTGTAACGCTTTACAAGCAGGGGCTAATCTATCGCGGAAAGCGCCTGGTCAATTGGGATCCGAAATTCGAAACAGCCATCTCCGATCTTGAGGTCGAGAATGTCGAAGTGTCCGGCCATATGTGGCACTTCAAATATCCGCTCGCTGGCGGTGCCACCTATGAATATGTCGAGAAGGACGCTGATGGAAACGTCACGCTAAGCGAGACGCGCGATTACATTTCCATCGCCACCACACGTCCCGAAACCATGCTCGGCGATGGCGCAGTTGCAGTCCATCCTTCTGATGAGCGCTATGCGCCGCTGGTTGGTAAATTGTGCGAAATCCCGGTCGGTCCAAAAGAGCACCGCCGCCTGATCCCCATCATCACGGATGAATATCCGGATAAGGATTTCGGCTCCGGCGCGGTCAAGATTACCGGAGCGCATGATTTCAACGATTATGGCGTTGCCGAGCGCAACGACATTCCCATGTACCGCCTGATGGACATGAAGGGTGCCATGCGTGCCGATGGCGACGCCTACGCCGATGAAGCTGCCAAGGCGGCCGAACTGCTGGCCAAGGGCGGCACGCCTGACAAGAACACGGTTGATGATATCAACTTGGTTCCCGAACAATATCGCGGGCTGGACCGGTTCGAAGCGCGCAAGCGCATCGTCGAAGACATTGAGGCCGATGGCCTGATGATCATGGTTGAAGACAAGAAGGTCATGCAGCCCTTTGGCGATCGCTCGCATGTCGTCATCGAGCCGATGCTTACCGATCAGTGGTTTGCCGATGCCGAAACCTTGGCCAAGCCAGCCATCGCATCGGTGCGCGAGGGCCGCACGAAGTTTGTCCCCAAGAATTGGGAAAAGACTTATTTTGACTGGATGGAAAACATCCAGCCTTGGTGCATCTCGCGCCAGCTTTGGTGGGGTCACCAGATCCCGGCCTGGTATGGCCCGGACGGCCAGGTTTTCGTGGAAAAGAGCGAGGAAGCCGCCCTTGAGGCCGCCATCCAGCACTACATTGCCCATGAAGGTCCGTGGAAGGCTTGGGTCGAGGAAAAGCTTGAGAATTTCAAGCCCGGCGAAATCCTCACCCGTGATGAGGATGTGCTTGATACGTGGTTCTCATCGGCGTTGTGGCCGTTCTCGACGCTGGGCTGGCCAGACAAGACACCTGAACTGAACACCTATTACCAAACGGATGTTCTGGTCACCGGCTTCGACATCATCTTCTTCTGGGTTGCCCGGATGATGATGATGGGTCTTCACTTCATGGAAGAGGAGCCATTCCACACGGTCTATGTGCACGCTCTGGTGCGTGACAAGACCGGCGCCAAAATGTCGAAGTCCAAGGGCAATGTCATTGATCCTCTGGAATTGGCCGACGAATATGGCGCAGACGCCGTGCGTTTCACGCTGGCCATAATGGCCGCGCAGGGCAGGGACGTGAAGCTGGACCCAGCTCGTATCGCCGGTTACCGGAATTTCGGAACCAAGCTGTGGAATGCCACGCGCTTTGCCGGGATGAACGGCGTTGCCCGCAATGACGCGTTCGAATTAAATAGCGCAAAGCTGACTATCAACCGCTGGATCATGACAGAACTTGCGCGCGCCACGCGTGAGGTCACCGATTACATCACCGGGTACCGGTTCAATGATGCGGCAGCCTCAGCCTATCGCTTTGTCTGGAATAATTTCTGTGACTGGTATCTTGAACTGCTCAAGCCGGTCTTCATGGGCGATGACGAGGCAGCCAAGGTCGAAAGCCAGGCTGTCGCCGCTTTTGTTCTGGATGAGATCTACAAGCTGCTTCACCCATTCATGCCATTCATGACAGAAGAATTATGGGCGCATACGGCAGGTGAGGGCAATGAGCGTCAAAGCTTGCTCTGCCATGCTGCATGGCCAAAGCCTATCTTCGATGATGCGGATGCAGCAGGCGAGATCAATTGGCTGATCGACCTCGTATCGGGCATTCGTTCTGTGCGCGCCGAGATGAATGTACCGCCTGCCGCCATCGCGCCCTTGGTCATGGTTGGCGCAAGCCCGCTTACCCGCGAGCGGTTGCTGCGCCATGACAGCGCCATCAAGCGCCTGTCTCGAATTGGCGACATTTCCCTGGATGATGTTGCGCCCAAGGGGGCCGCACAGCTCGTCATTGAAGAGGCGACAGCCTGCCTGCCTCTGGGCAGTCTGATTGATCTCGATGCAGAGGCAAAACGTCTGCAAAAGGAAATCGACAAACTGGGCGAAGAAATATCGCGTATCGAAAAGAAACTATCGAACGAGAAGTTCGTGGCCAACGCCAAGGAAGAGGTGGTCGAGGCTGAGCGCTTGAAGGGCACAGAGTTCCGTGAGCAGCAGCAGAAATTGCAGGTGGCTTTCGACCGGCTGGGAAGTACCGACTAG